The candidate division WOR-3 bacterium genome window below encodes:
- a CDS encoding transglycosylase SLT domain-containing protein codes for MRKIFSRALLCAVLTATCCTTYRQTSDTSQYTATEDNVLYVESVSADTLASIMLTIAEEQFTQANEALKSSNYILAHQIANDGMRYLLDIPIEDVQDPFLVSRYNINLRRLSSAQIRAANSLWGYPVIETTDHLLIPIDIDASDRLKQALNYWTNTSAGRNTLIACLRKSGKYLPLIEEVLEDYNLPHDIAFLPIIESGYSPGAVSPASAVGIWQFIPGTARNFGLSINNYVDERRDPYKSSIAAARYLSSLYERFGDWKLAFAAYNCGEGTVERAINNAGTNDFWKLSLPNETMTYVPWALAVMLVAREPELYGMSINYEDPMEYDTVHLNGPVDLSVIANSTASTKEKIKELNPHILQSFTPPGEYPFVLKIPSGTREVFRTSFDVLPDSLKYLSNTQITVQTAPVTPTVVWRSYTVRSGDTLSRIARRLGVAVEDLKRWNPNDAGGRYLQIGASLRYQIRR; via the coding sequence ATGCGCAAAATATTTTCGAGAGCATTGTTGTGCGCTGTTTTAACGGCGACATGCTGTACTACTTACCGACAGACATCTGATACCAGCCAATACACTGCTACCGAGGATAACGTCCTATACGTAGAATCGGTTTCAGCTGACACTCTCGCTTCAATAATGCTGACTATAGCCGAAGAGCAGTTCACGCAGGCTAACGAGGCTCTCAAAAGCTCGAACTACATACTCGCACACCAGATAGCAAACGACGGTATGAGATACCTTCTCGACATACCAATAGAAGACGTTCAGGACCCGTTTCTTGTGAGCAGATATAACATCAACCTCCGAAGGCTTTCTTCCGCTCAGATCAGGGCGGCAAACTCACTTTGGGGTTACCCGGTAATTGAGACAACAGACCACTTGTTGATTCCCATTGACATAGACGCGTCCGACAGACTCAAACAGGCTCTAAACTACTGGACTAACACAAGCGCAGGCAGAAACACTTTGATAGCATGTCTGAGAAAAAGCGGGAAATATCTTCCTCTGATAGAAGAGGTTCTTGAAGACTACAATCTCCCGCACGACATCGCTTTTCTCCCGATTATCGAAAGCGGATACAGCCCGGGAGCTGTTTCTCCGGCTTCTGCTGTCGGTATTTGGCAGTTCATCCCGGGAACAGCCCGCAATTTCGGCCTTTCTATAAACAATTACGTGGACGAAAGAAGGGACCCTTACAAATCATCGATAGCCGCAGCGAGATACCTTTCATCTCTGTACGAGAGATTCGGAGACTGGAAACTCGCTTTCGCCGCTTACAACTGCGGAGAAGGAACAGTCGAAAGAGCCATCAACAACGCGGGAACAAACGATTTCTGGAAACTGTCCCTCCCCAACGAGACAATGACATACGTTCCCTGGGCTCTCGCCGTCATGCTCGTTGCACGAGAACCCGAGTTATACGGCATGTCCATCAATTACGAAGACCCGATGGAATATGACACCGTTCATCTCAACGGCCCTGTCGATCTTTCGGTCATAGCCAACTCGACTGCTTCAACAAAGGAAAAAATAAAGGAACTCAACCCTCACATTCTTCAATCCTTCACGCCGCCCGGAGAATATCCGTTCGTCCTCAAAATTCCTTCAGGCACGAGAGAAGTTTTCAGGACTAGTTTCGATGTGCTTCCTGATTCTCTCAAATATCTTTCAAACACTCAGATAACGGTTCAAACCGCACCTGTCACCCCGACGGTTGTCTGGAGATCATACACGGTCAGATCGGGTGACACTCTTTCGAGAATAGCCAGAAGATTAGGAGTCGCCGTTGAAGACCTCAAGCGCTGGAATCCCAACGATGCGGGAGGAAGATACCTTCAGATAGGCGCTTCTTTGCGATATCAGATAAGAAGATAA